One Chryseobacterium indoltheticum DNA segment encodes these proteins:
- a CDS encoding DUF3817 domain-containing protein, whose amino-acid sequence MINLLKTKVGRLRIIAILEGFSLLTLVFIAVPLKYGFDNPALVKMMGPIHGSLFLLFLFNTLSVGVEQNWKFKETTWKVLLACIIPFGTFYVDKKILSKL is encoded by the coding sequence ATGATAAATCTATTAAAAACAAAAGTTGGACGTTTGAGAATCATTGCTATTCTTGAAGGATTCTCATTGCTGACACTAGTTTTTATCGCAGTGCCGCTAAAATATGGATTTGATAATCCTGCACTGGTTAAAATGATGGGTCCTATTCATGGATCATTATTTCTCCTATTTTTATTTAACACACTAAGTGTGGGAGTCGAACAGAACTGGAAATTCAAAGAGACTACATGGAAAGTTTTACTGGCCTGCATTATTCCTTTCGGCACATTTTACGTTGACAAAAAAATACTGAGCAAACTATGA
- a CDS encoding rhodanese-like domain-containing protein: MKNIFICIGVIIFIYVIYRVYKYQTLDDGLSTLIEKGAIILDVRTEKEFATGHIPDSQNISLGTIRERYTELDPTKTYITVCSHGLRSVKAESILKEKGFKKVYNGSAWSDLQKSIKNK, encoded by the coding sequence ATGAAAAACATTTTTATCTGTATAGGAGTAATTATATTCATTTATGTCATTTACAGAGTTTACAAATATCAAACTTTGGACGATGGACTCAGTACGTTAATTGAAAAAGGTGCCATTATACTTGACGTACGAACCGAGAAGGAGTTTGCCACCGGACATATTCCGGACTCTCAGAATATTTCCTTGGGAACAATCAGGGAACGATATACTGAACTCGATCCTACAAAAACCTATATTACCGTTTGCTCTCATGGACTGCGCAGTGTAAAAGCCGAATCGATATTAAAGGAAAAAGGCTTCAAAAAAGTTTACAACGGCAGTGCGTGGAGTGATTTGCAGAAAAGTATTAAGAATAAATAA
- a CDS encoding TetR/AcrR family transcriptional regulator, translating to MKKSEATRHNILQKAFDLIYMHGYQTTSVDEIIATTQVTKGAFYYHFKTKDDMGLAIVNELMIPGFKKTFLEPFDKDEDPLDTIYNLLHYLLMESTELKVEYGCPASNFTQEMAPWNVEFTKALNQLSSQWEKTIVNSIEKGKEKGYINQSVKGNEVAVFILSGYWGVRNLGKMKNSKSVYVTFLNAIKNYFLTLK from the coding sequence ATGAAAAAATCAGAAGCAACCCGTCACAATATTCTTCAAAAAGCATTTGACCTCATCTACATGCACGGTTATCAAACAACGAGTGTGGATGAAATTATAGCGACAACACAGGTTACCAAAGGAGCTTTTTATTATCATTTCAAAACAAAAGATGATATGGGACTAGCGATTGTCAATGAATTGATGATTCCGGGTTTCAAAAAAACTTTTCTCGAACCTTTTGATAAAGACGAAGATCCGCTGGATACCATTTACAATTTACTGCATTATCTTTTGATGGAAAGTACCGAACTAAAGGTAGAATACGGTTGCCCAGCATCAAATTTCACACAGGAAATGGCTCCATGGAATGTTGAATTTACAAAGGCTTTAAATCAGCTTTCCTCGCAGTGGGAAAAAACAATTGTCAATTCCATCGAGAAAGGGAAGGAAAAAGGGTACATCAACCAATCAGTCAAAGGAAACGAGGTTGCCGTTTTTATCCTTTCCGGTTACTGGGGAGTGAGAAATCTTGGAAAAATGAAGAACTCAAAATCAGTATATGTCACTTTTTTGAATGCCATTAAAAACTATTTTCTTACTCTTAAATAA